One segment of Colias croceus chromosome 15, ilColCroc2.1 DNA contains the following:
- the LOC123698243 gene encoding ommochrome-binding protein-like, which translates to MTAQLLLLLILLAKENTAEHCDVQSEESNKRCFVKQTLATLPHSPNQLAVDKLTNTLYFSFDAGQGEYLPAALQLDTKRLTVLKGVKDAFAIASDEENGEVYFGGSHGIYRYNPVLKTLKRLLVKNLDIWWLVLKKRLYFIRFPSLKAYFYANKSVKGVSNLNNYTVNQFVFDAEDNIFFINGTGLFGIKNNSTSPILLKDNPRFLGMAVDNSSHVYLCSENSIYVISQMVQKVKKIVSVAGVLGIGFDRDNNLIYSDSHELVRLMPVNSKS; encoded by the coding sequence ATGACCGCACAACTATTACtccttttaattttattggcgAAAGAAAACACGGCGGAACATTGTGACGTACAATCCGAGGAATCGAATAAACGGTGCTTTGTGAAGCAGACACTGGCGACACTCCCGCACAGTCCCAACCAATTAGCCGTCGACAAACTAACTAACACACTTTACTTCAGTTTCGACGCCGGCCAGGGCGAGTACCTGCCCGCTGCACTCCAACTTGACACCAAAAGGCTTACCGTTTTAAAAGGAGTCAAGGACGCTTTTGCCATAGCAAGCGATGAAGAGAATGGTGAAGTGTACTTCGGAGGTAGTCACGGCATTTACAGATACAATCCTGTATTGAAAACTCTGAAGCGGCTGCTCGTAAAGAATTTGGATATCTGGTGGCTAGTGTTGAAAAAGCGATTGTATTTTATCAGGTTCCCGAGTTTGAAGGCGTATTTCTATGCTAATAAATCGGTGAAAGGGGTATCTAACCTGAACAATTATACTGTAAATCAGTTCGTTTTCGACGCTGAAGATAACATATTCTTCATAAACGGCACTGGGTTATTCGGGATCAAGAACAACAGTACTTCTCCTATACTGCTCAAAGATAACCCGAGGTTCCTTGGCATGGCTGTTGACAACTCCAGTCACGTATATTTGTGTAGCGAGAACAGTATCTATGTTATCAGTCAAATGGTGCAAAAAGTGAAGAAAATAGTGAGCGTTGCTGGCGTGTTGGGGATCGGCTTTGATAGGGACAATAACCTCATTTATTCGGACTCCCATGAATTGGTGCGGTTAATGCCTGTTAATAGCAAAAGttaa